In bacterium, one DNA window encodes the following:
- the purD gene encoding phosphoribosylamine--glycine ligase, with translation MKILVIGSGGREHTLCWKLKQSSQVDKIYCAPGNAGISQIATNVPIEIGSSDYFAKLADFVKKELIDLTVVGPEMPLSEGIIDYFKELELTPFGPTKKASLIEGSKVFAKEFMKRHNIPTAAFEIFSDSQEAIKYVQSKGAPIVIKADGLAAGKGVSICPTVDEAIETIKKTMEDKIFGDAGNKIVIEEFLTGEEASILTFSDGKTVIPMVSSQDHKAIFDGDKGPNTGGMGAYSPAPIITKEMMDEIQNKILTPTIQGLAKEERKYIGVLYSGLIITAGKPMVLEYNCRFGDPETQVVLPRLKTDLITIIKACLEGNLAEINIEWDNRATLCVVLASAGYPGAYKKGLEISGLDKVEKDIMIFHAGTIQKDNKILTSGGRVLGITAYGNDIKQAKEKAYLACDKINFDGIYYRKDIGYRAL, from the coding sequence ATGCGGGCATTTCCCAAATTGCCACGAATGTCCCTATTGAAATAGGTTCATCTGATTATTTTGCTAAATTAGCTGATTTTGTAAAAAAAGAATTAATTGATTTAACCGTAGTTGGTCCTGAAATGCCTCTATCAGAAGGTATAATAGATTACTTTAAAGAACTTGAATTAACTCCTTTTGGTCCAACAAAAAAGGCATCGTTAATTGAAGGAAGTAAGGTCTTTGCTAAAGAATTTATGAAAAGACATAATATCCCAACTGCCGCATTTGAGATATTTAGTGATTCGCAAGAGGCAATAAAATATGTCCAGTCAAAGGGCGCTCCCATTGTTATCAAAGCAGATGGATTAGCCGCAGGCAAAGGAGTTTCTATTTGTCCAACCGTAGATGAGGCAATTGAAACGATTAAAAAAACGATGGAGGATAAAATCTTCGGAGATGCAGGAAATAAAATCGTTATCGAGGAATTTCTCACTGGTGAAGAAGCCTCTATTTTAACCTTTAGTGATGGTAAAACAGTCATTCCAATGGTTTCATCTCAAGACCATAAAGCCATATTTGATGGAGATAAAGGACCTAATACTGGTGGTATGGGTGCATATTCGCCGGCACCAATTATTACTAAAGAAATGATGGATGAAATTCAAAATAAAATCCTAACCCCCACTATTCAAGGACTGGCAAAGGAAGAAAGAAAATATATCGGTGTCCTTTATTCAGGATTGATTATTACCGCTGGCAAACCTATGGTATTAGAATACAATTGTAGATTTGGCGACCCGGAAACTCAAGTCGTCTTGCCAAGATTGAAAACAGATTTAATTACAATTATAAAAGCTTGTCTTGAAGGCAATCTGGCTGAAATAAATATCGAATGGGATAATCGGGCGACTTTATGTGTTGTTCTGGCATCCGCAGGTTATCCTGGGGCTTATAAAAAAGGATTAGAAATCTCTGGACTTGACAAGGTTGAAAAAGATATAATGATATTTCACGCCGGGACTATCCAAAAAGATAATAAAATACTTACCTCAGGCGGTCGGGTGCTTGGAATAACCGCTTACGGAAATGATATTAAACAGGCAAAAGAAAAGGCTTATTTAGCCTGTGATAAGATTAATTTTGATGGAATTTATTATCGAAAAGATATAGGCTATCGGGCATTATAA
- a CDS encoding HD domain-containing phosphohydrolase, with product MAVKTLKLNELVEPEILQQIQDNFAKAIDMPTIIVDKDGIPVVKTTGLNNFCQLIRCTPQGALMCQEFDAKIEKETFTRDNGSKIYLCDAGLCHFVAPIILKDVYIGSIGIEGTRILAPVDSLKIKRLAEKLNLNPKELLTAFKNIKEFPQEKIYMASDLISSIANTISHLCLQKHDLKHKIAELATLSHIGKAIASTLDLEKLSHLIINTAASMLEADTAIIYLIDEEKDELVGEAIHNAGHKHFEQSRIKIGVGLAGWVAKHKKPLLVYLGMNKPKFEKYLQSEEITSCIAVPLKIREMLIGVFMLKRKSGENFTDDDVIVLDGLANQATIAIKDVKLYKAMEQKIAQLSVLSDITKAVVSTLNINEVLKLIVEATSRTMHTRMCSIKLLAKQKLILSASIGLSNSYLKKGEIEVDASIENAVIKDKKPISVSNIKTDARIKNPEYALKEGIAAFLSAPLMVKDKILGVITIYSQKPYHYTEEEKEILITLASQSAIAIENASLFKTVKEGLLNTTKSLAEAIDAKDAYTRGHCDRVAQFAVSVAQKLGVSESKLENIYIAALLHDVGKIGVSENILHKPGGLTRDEFETIKNHPLLSVKILSPISFPWDILPAVRQHHERIDGAGYPDGLAGDEISLEARIIEVTDAYEAMISDRPYRKALSEEDAIVELKRCSGRQFDPKIVNVFLKVLAEEKARNKK from the coding sequence ATGGCTGTAAAAACATTAAAATTAAATGAATTAGTCGAACCAGAAATTCTACAACAAATTCAGGACAATTTTGCTAAGGCAATCGATATGCCTACTATAATTGTCGATAAAGATGGAATTCCTGTGGTTAAAACAACCGGCTTAAATAATTTTTGTCAGTTGATTAGATGCACTCCACAAGGAGCCTTGATGTGCCAGGAATTTGACGCAAAGATAGAAAAAGAAACCTTTACCCGGGATAATGGTTCGAAGATATATCTTTGTGATGCTGGACTTTGTCATTTTGTTGCCCCGATAATTCTTAAAGATGTCTATATAGGTTCCATTGGAATAGAAGGCACCAGGATTTTAGCCCCGGTAGATTCTTTAAAGATAAAACGGCTTGCTGAAAAGTTGAATCTTAATCCCAAAGAACTATTAACCGCGTTCAAAAATATCAAAGAATTCCCGCAAGAAAAAATATATATGGCTTCAGACCTGATATCTTCAATTGCAAATACCATTTCACACCTTTGCCTTCAAAAACATGATTTAAAACACAAAATTGCTGAATTAGCCACGCTATCTCACATTGGTAAAGCAATCGCATCTACCTTAGATTTAGAAAAACTCTCTCATTTAATTATTAATACCGCGGCATCTATGTTAGAAGCAGATACGGCGATTATTTATTTAATAGACGAAGAAAAAGATGAATTAGTTGGTGAGGCTATTCATAATGCCGGACATAAGCATTTTGAACAAAGTAGAATAAAAATTGGTGTAGGTCTGGCTGGGTGGGTAGCAAAACATAAAAAACCCCTCTTAGTCTATCTGGGAATGAATAAACCAAAATTCGAGAAATACCTTCAATCAGAAGAAATAACCAGCTGTATTGCTGTTCCATTAAAAATAAGAGAAATGCTCATTGGTGTATTTATGTTAAAAAGAAAAAGTGGTGAAAATTTCACTGATGATGATGTCATAGTTTTAGATGGTCTTGCCAATCAAGCGACTATTGCCATTAAAGATGTTAAATTATACAAGGCAATGGAACAAAAAATTGCCCAGTTATCTGTTCTTTCTGATATTACTAAAGCCGTAGTCTCGACATTAAATATTAATGAGGTGTTAAAATTAATTGTTGAAGCGACCTCAAGAACTATGCATACCAGGATGTGTTCAATTAAACTTCTGGCTAAACAAAAATTAATCTTGTCTGCCTCTATAGGTTTATCAAATTCATATCTAAAAAAAGGTGAGATTGAGGTTGATGCCAGTATTGAAAATGCGGTAATTAAGGATAAAAAACCAATATCTGTTTCGAACATAAAGACTGATGCTCGAATCAAAAATCCAGAATATGCCTTAAAAGAAGGAATTGCCGCATTTTTATCAGCCCCTTTAATGGTTAAAGATAAGATTTTAGGGGTAATTACTATTTATTCACAAAAACCTTATCACTATACGGAAGAAGAAAAAGAAATACTTATTACTTTAGCCAGCCAATCAGCCATTGCCATAGAAAATGCCTCACTTTTTAAAACAGTTAAAGAAGGTCTGCTTAACACTACTAAATCATTAGCCGAGGCAATTGATGCCAAAGATGCCTATACTCGTGGCCATTGTGACCGAGTAGCTCAATTTGCCGTGTCAGTTGCCCAGAAATTAGGTGTATCAGAGTCAAAACTGGAAAATATCTATATCGCGGCTTTGCTTCATGATGTTGGTAAAATTGGTGTTAGCGAAAATATTCTCCATAAACCAGGGGGATTAACCAGGGATGAATTTGAAACCATTAAAAACCATCCTTTACTTAGTGTTAAAATTTTATCCCCAATTAGTTTCCCGTGGGATATATTACCTGCGGTTAGACAACATCATGAACGAATAGATGGTGCGGGATATCCAGATGGATTAGCTGGGGATGAAATTTCTTTAGAGGCTCGAATTATTGAAGTTACAGATGCCTATGAGGCAATGATTTCGGATAGACCTTACCGTAAAGCATTGTCTGAAGAAGACGCCATTGTCGAATTAAAACGATGTTCCGGTAGACAATTTGACCCGAAAATAGTAAATGTCTTCTTAAAGGTTTTAGCTGAAGAAAAGGCACGAAACAAAAAGTAA